The Dethiosulfovibrio peptidovorans DSM 11002 genome has a window encoding:
- a CDS encoding DegT/DnrJ/EryC1/StrS family aminotransferase yields MKDRKLPTLDLKRGYARIKDEIDQAVKEVLESQYFIMGPQVSGLESDVERYLEVPRAIGCASGSDALVLALKALDLKPGDEVITTPYSFFATASCITRLGGTPVFADVDPDSYNVTAETVLSKVTDKTKAFIPVHLFGQMVHMEELSKELEVRNVAVVEDCAQAFGSWRSIDETPVRAGASGVLGCFSFFPTKNLGGYGDGGMVVSRNQEMADRIAKLRVHGAGTTYFHDEVGMNSRLDAIQAAVLRVKLRHLDSWNEERRIAADRYRVLFAEHDLLGIVTPPVEDEGNYHIYHQYVPKVIRDRDRLLEHLGSEGITARVYYPLSLHMQRCFSFLGYDKGDFPVSESLTEQTIALPIFPEITEEEQEWVVSTIAAFYGKK; encoded by the coding sequence GTGAAAGATAGAAAGCTTCCCACCTTGGATCTTAAAAGAGGTTACGCTCGTATCAAGGATGAAATCGATCAGGCCGTCAAGGAGGTGCTGGAGAGCCAGTACTTCATAATGGGACCCCAGGTATCCGGTTTAGAGTCCGACGTGGAGAGATATCTGGAGGTCCCGAGGGCTATCGGCTGCGCCTCCGGCAGCGACGCTCTGGTGCTTGCCCTTAAGGCCTTGGATCTCAAGCCGGGAGACGAAGTCATTACCACCCCTTATTCTTTCTTCGCCACGGCAAGCTGCATAACCCGCTTAGGGGGTACTCCGGTGTTTGCCGACGTGGATCCCGACAGCTATAACGTTACGGCAGAGACCGTATTGTCTAAGGTCACCGATAAGACCAAGGCCTTTATTCCGGTCCACCTTTTCGGCCAGATGGTCCACATGGAGGAGCTCTCGAAAGAGCTCGAGGTCAGAAACGTGGCGGTAGTGGAGGATTGCGCCCAGGCCTTCGGTTCCTGGAGATCCATCGACGAAACTCCCGTCAGAGCAGGTGCTTCCGGGGTTCTCGGCTGTTTCTCCTTTTTCCCTACCAAAAACCTGGGAGGCTATGGAGACGGTGGCATGGTCGTCTCCAGGAACCAGGAGATGGCGGACAGGATCGCCAAGCTCAGGGTTCACGGAGCCGGTACGACCTATTTCCACGACGAGGTCGGGATGAACAGCCGGTTGGACGCTATCCAGGCAGCTGTGTTGAGGGTTAAACTTCGTCATCTGGACAGCTGGAACGAGGAGCGCCGCATAGCGGCCGACAGGTATAGGGTCCTCTTCGCGGAGCACGATCTTCTGGGGATAGTCACCCCTCCCGTCGAAGACGAGGGCAACTACCATATCTACCACCAGTATGTCCCCAAGGTGATAAGGGACAGAGACCGCCTTCTCGAGCATCTGGGTTCGGAGGGCATCACCGCCAGAGTCTATTATCCTCTGTCTTTGCATATGCAGAGGTGTTTCAGCTTCCTGGGCTATGATAAGGGAGATTTTCCCGTATCCGAGAGCTTGACCGAGCAGACAATAGCTCTTCCCATATTCCCGGAGATCACCGAGGAGGAGCAGGAGTGGGTGGTTTCCACCATAGCCGCATTTTACGGAAAGAAATAG
- a CDS encoding GntR family transcriptional regulator encodes MREPRLYTTSADYAYQELRHKIVTKQLKPGQRLPEVNIAVQMGVSRTPVREALRRLSSEGLVNIIPNSGARLASPTIKEMEDTFIVREKLECLSIAMAAERIGDRHLRRLEELVLDEVRAVEDRNLEAYLEAYEWFHRTIADAGANKVLAEFVGNILARTNAYVVFYDPFYEQDENPTLEEHKSILESLSHRDGEASIALMRAHLRRSMSCLKNPDSDD; translated from the coding sequence ATGAGGGAACCTCGGCTTTACACTACCTCTGCCGACTACGCTTATCAGGAGTTGAGACACAAGATAGTCACCAAGCAGCTCAAGCCTGGACAGAGGCTTCCTGAGGTAAATATAGCGGTTCAGATGGGGGTGAGTCGGACTCCTGTTCGAGAAGCGCTGAGGCGTCTTTCCAGCGAAGGGCTGGTCAACATAATCCCCAACAGCGGGGCCCGTCTGGCATCTCCTACTATAAAGGAGATGGAGGACACATTCATAGTGAGGGAAAAACTGGAGTGTCTTTCCATCGCCATGGCAGCTGAAAGGATAGGAGATCGTCATCTGAGACGACTGGAAGAGCTCGTCCTGGACGAGGTCAGAGCCGTTGAGGATAGAAATCTGGAGGCTTATCTGGAGGCTTACGAATGGTTTCATCGTACCATAGCCGATGCCGGGGCCAACAAGGTCTTGGCCGAGTTCGTGGGAAACATACTCGCCAGGACTAACGCCTACGTCGTGTTTTACGATCCGTTCTACGAACAGGATGAAAACCCCACGTTGGAGGAACACAAATCCATATTGGAGTCCCTGTCCCATCGAGACGGGGAGGCCTCGATAGCCCTTATGAGAGCTCATCTGAGGAGGTCCATGTCCTGTCTTAAGAACCCGGACTCGGACGACTGA
- a CDS encoding PLP-dependent aminotransferase family protein: protein MIEIPLKKSSTIPLYRQMSDHLEKMIKSGAFSPGERLPGSRGFAKSLGVSRMTVMEAFRRLEDRGLIVQRGRSGAYIAGIVGEREKVRNRSCNKWSLAGELPSRSLIPSEELAKIAKSVLYRRGGDVLRENPTAGIDELRRALVVHAASRGIPADWQDVTVTSGGRQGLAVSFGALKSAGVSEILMDGLNYPDAWTLAMAEGLSVVPFSRPGDPREDMESRSAHTALYLVPSFSNPTGHTMDGSIREQVLALSHRKGMWIVEDDAYGELRYGDSSVPALRAMDDGKRLVYLGSFSQALFPGIRLGYSLVPGDIRGHFLRSLAEKGGPASSLVQHVLERFIVSGGLEEALERARLEMACRMRSLCTYLVGSGLDSFSRPQGGIYLWLKTPGLSGGRSAMLASDRGVDVASGGSFSLTSEVVEAVRLSVSDISLNDIPEAVKVLADAWRGQLSSLK from the coding sequence ATGATAGAGATACCGCTAAAAAAGAGCTCGACCATTCCCCTATATCGCCAGATGTCCGATCATCTCGAGAAGATGATAAAAAGCGGTGCTTTTTCTCCGGGGGAGAGACTGCCGGGAAGCAGAGGTTTTGCCAAAAGCCTGGGCGTCAGTCGAATGACGGTGATGGAGGCCTTCCGTCGTCTGGAGGATCGGGGATTGATAGTCCAAAGGGGACGAAGCGGGGCTTACATCGCCGGTATCGTAGGGGAAAGGGAGAAGGTTCGGAATCGTTCGTGTAACAAGTGGTCTTTGGCCGGGGAGCTGCCGTCTCGTTCTCTCATTCCGTCGGAGGAATTGGCCAAGATCGCCAAGTCGGTCCTCTACAGAAGGGGAGGGGACGTTCTTAGGGAAAATCCTACGGCTGGCATAGACGAGCTCCGTAGAGCTTTGGTAGTCCACGCCGCTTCCAGAGGGATCCCGGCGGATTGGCAGGATGTGACGGTCACCTCCGGTGGCCGTCAGGGCTTGGCCGTTTCCTTCGGGGCTCTGAAATCCGCTGGAGTATCGGAGATCCTTATGGACGGGCTGAACTATCCCGATGCCTGGACCCTAGCCATGGCTGAGGGGCTTTCCGTCGTTCCCTTTTCCCGGCCAGGGGATCCTCGGGAGGACATGGAGAGCCGTTCTGCCCATACGGCTCTATATCTGGTCCCCAGTTTTTCCAACCCCACAGGGCATACCATGGACGGATCCATCAGGGAGCAGGTTCTAGCTCTGTCCCATAGAAAGGGAATGTGGATAGTGGAGGACGACGCCTACGGCGAGCTTCGTTACGGTGATTCAAGCGTTCCCGCCCTAAGGGCGATGGACGACGGGAAAAGGTTGGTATACCTGGGGTCCTTTAGCCAGGCCCTTTTCCCCGGAATACGTCTGGGTTATTCCCTGGTTCCAGGGGATATAAGAGGTCATTTTCTTCGTTCTCTCGCGGAAAAAGGCGGCCCGGCTTCGTCTTTGGTCCAGCACGTTTTGGAGAGGTTCATCGTTTCCGGCGGTCTGGAGGAGGCTCTGGAAAGGGCCAGGCTCGAGATGGCCTGTAGGATGAGGTCTCTCTGCACGTATCTCGTCGGTTCGGGGCTAGATAGCTTTTCAAGACCTCAGGGAGGTATCTACCTGTGGTTGAAGACGCCCGGTCTCAGTGGGGGAAGATCGGCTATGTTGGCCTCGGACAGGGGGGTCGATGTCGCCTCCGGAGGTAGCTTTTCCTTGACTAGCGAGGTAGTGGAGGCCGTCCGTCTCTCAGTGAGCGATATCTCCTTGAACGATATCCCTGAAGCTGTGAAGGTCCTAGCCGATGCCTGGAGAGGTCAACTTTCGTCCTTGAAGTAA
- a CDS encoding HAD family hydrolase gives MSILSPLKADCIIFDVDGVLMNTGKSFPKVIKYAIPRIWEGLLGRKIDVNPFSQRHFETSKQFSLLNDDYDICWGLVSLAASKGKESLEESFPSPWEWEETMKKIESSGLTLVAWMEENLDSTAPYDETRRCCEELYFGSDKTRELLGREPKNQDDCGFWLEETPMIKRHWKKIPLPVGIYTGRSRKELSLALEAMGWEDLPRDMAICSDDGIKKPSPEGLDLLCRRLDKRWPLFFGDTASDRASLRALGRGDFMAIGNMLKDVEFRFSNVEDAIRALGL, from the coding sequence ATGTCCATTCTATCACCGCTAAAGGCTGATTGCATCATATTTGATGTAGACGGAGTTTTAATGAACACCGGCAAATCCTTTCCTAAGGTCATAAAGTATGCGATACCCAGAATATGGGAGGGGCTTCTCGGAAGAAAGATCGACGTCAACCCCTTCTCTCAACGTCATTTCGAGACGTCCAAACAGTTCTCGCTGCTGAACGACGATTACGACATCTGTTGGGGTCTCGTCTCTCTGGCGGCGTCCAAGGGGAAGGAGAGCCTGGAGGAGAGCTTTCCCTCTCCCTGGGAGTGGGAGGAAACGATGAAAAAGATAGAGTCCTCCGGCCTTACCTTGGTAGCATGGATGGAGGAAAACCTGGATTCGACCGCTCCATACGACGAGACCAGGAGATGCTGCGAGGAGCTTTACTTCGGATCGGACAAGACCAGGGAGCTTCTAGGCAGGGAACCGAAAAACCAGGATGACTGCGGCTTCTGGCTGGAGGAGACTCCCATGATAAAGCGTCACTGGAAGAAGATCCCTCTTCCTGTGGGCATATATACCGGAAGGTCAAGAAAGGAACTGAGCCTGGCTCTGGAGGCTATGGGCTGGGAGGACCTCCCGAGAGACATGGCCATATGCTCCGACGACGGCATAAAAAAACCCTCTCCGGAGGGATTGGACCTGCTCTGCAGGAGGCTGGACAAAAGATGGCCCCTTTTCTTCGGCGATACCGCCAGCGACAGAGCTTCCCTAAGAGCCCTCGGAAGAGGTGACTTCATGGCGATAGGGAATATGTTGAAGGACGTCGAGTTCCGCTTCTCCAACGTGGAGGACGCCATAAGGGCTCTTGGGTTGTAA
- a CDS encoding AMP-binding protein: protein MDKAGGTMMEEPFRIEDRVSEVWRDGDPILWWNGEWMTAGMLFDMAEDSKMVLYGGGFRRGDRLMVLMPNCPALLALSIACWRLGGTVVPGNPQAGPEAVLSSIDAVDPCAVVVGAPLEGSFTSLSESPVPVISMSLDAPLNGFRGVDTSISEDHIALLFSTSGTTGRPKVVPVSHENVLSDMDQALKQVSEISDDEVFLNVLPNFHTLGFIVSGILPLLFHFRQAILPSFMPVDRTLRAIEASGVTAIVAVPTMLRFMVAASLRMGMRFSSVRLVISGGDRFSVDLDSRIEKVFGVPVLEGYGLTECSPILAVNPSYQTRKLGTVGPILDGLEWQIRGLDGEVKEDGEEGVLWVKGPSVVSRYFRNPEVSAEKFVDGWFNTGDVVSIDGDGYVSIMDRAGDMIIVGGFNVHPQEVEAVLSSYPGVKEAVVVGKENSFSGQIPCGYVILDPSASVTSAELISYCKGHLPHYKVPRKIETVEDFPRNSLGKVLRRVLRDNLNRGSR, encoded by the coding sequence ATGGATAAGGCAGGTGGGACGATGATGGAGGAGCCTTTTCGTATAGAAGACAGGGTGTCCGAGGTCTGGAGGGACGGCGATCCTATTTTGTGGTGGAACGGTGAATGGATGACCGCTGGGATGCTGTTCGATATGGCCGAAGATTCCAAAATGGTCCTGTACGGCGGTGGCTTTCGAAGGGGTGACAGGCTCATGGTCCTTATGCCCAACTGTCCCGCCCTGCTTGCTTTGTCTATAGCATGTTGGCGTCTCGGTGGTACGGTGGTTCCGGGCAATCCCCAGGCAGGCCCGGAGGCTGTCCTGTCCTCTATCGATGCGGTCGATCCCTGTGCTGTCGTAGTGGGAGCCCCTCTGGAGGGATCTTTTACCTCTCTATCGGAAAGTCCCGTCCCGGTCATCTCCATGTCTTTGGACGCTCCCCTTAATGGCTTTCGAGGTGTCGATACCTCAATTTCGGAGGACCATATCGCATTGCTTTTCTCCACGTCCGGAACGACCGGACGTCCGAAGGTCGTTCCTGTCTCTCACGAGAACGTCCTAAGCGATATGGATCAGGCCCTGAAGCAGGTGTCGGAGATCTCGGACGACGAGGTCTTTCTCAACGTCCTTCCAAACTTTCATACACTGGGGTTTATCGTGAGTGGAATTCTACCTCTGCTTTTTCATTTTCGTCAGGCGATTCTCCCTTCGTTCATGCCGGTCGATAGGACCTTGAGGGCCATAGAGGCCTCCGGAGTCACCGCGATAGTCGCGGTGCCAACCATGTTGAGATTCATGGTTGCCGCCAGCTTGAGGATGGGAATGAGATTTTCCTCGGTTCGTCTTGTCATAAGCGGAGGCGATCGTTTTTCCGTGGATCTCGATTCCCGAATAGAGAAGGTTTTCGGGGTGCCGGTCCTGGAAGGGTACGGCTTGACCGAATGTTCACCTATATTGGCGGTAAATCCCTCTTACCAGACCCGTAAGCTAGGCACGGTCGGTCCCATTCTGGACGGTCTGGAGTGGCAGATCCGAGGCTTGGACGGAGAGGTCAAGGAGGATGGAGAAGAGGGTGTCCTCTGGGTCAAAGGTCCCTCGGTGGTCTCCCGATATTTCAGGAATCCCGAGGTGTCGGCGGAGAAGTTCGTGGACGGTTGGTTCAACACGGGGGACGTGGTGTCCATAGACGGCGACGGATACGTCAGTATCATGGACAGAGCAGGGGATATGATAATTGTGGGAGGGTTTAACGTTCACCCTCAGGAGGTCGAGGCGGTGCTTTCCTCTTATCCTGGAGTAAAAGAGGCTGTCGTAGTCGGCAAGGAGAACTCATTCAGCGGTCAAATTCCCTGTGGCTACGTGATATTGGATCCCAGTGCCTCTGTGACTTCGGCGGAACTGATCTCTTACTGCAAGGGACACCTTCCCCATTACAAGGTTCCTCGAAAAATAGAGACGGTGGAGGATTTTCCCAGGAACAGCCTGGGAAAGGTGCTGAGAAGGGTCCTACGAGATAACTTGAATCGAGGATCGAGATAA
- the asnS gene encoding asparagine--tRNA ligase — protein sequence MAAPWITIKDMPQHVEEEVTIKGWMYNKRSSGKIHFLQIRDGSGFVQAVMVKKEVSPEEFEAAKKLWMEASVEITGTVRSDDRAPSGVELTVSNIKVNHNPTDEYPIGKKDHGVDFLLDNRHLWLRSQRQRAIMTIRERIVWSWRQFLHDRDFLLVDSPIITGAIGEGASGLFELDYFDQKAYLAQTGQLYAEAAAAAYGKVYCFGPTFRAEKSKTRRHLTEFWMLEPEVAYYDHKDNMDLQEALVSYTVEQVLEHCKEELALLERELSPLKSVLEGPFYRISYRDAVKKLNELGSSIEFGDDLGAEDETILTQQYDRPVFVECYPKGAKAFYMKENPDDKETVLCADLLAPEGYGEIIGGSQREDDLDKLTARMESDGLDMDSYGWYLDLRRYGTFVHSGFGIGLERTIAWICGLHHIREVIPWPRTIYRLNP from the coding sequence ATGGCAGCACCGTGGATAACTATCAAAGACATGCCGCAACACGTCGAAGAAGAGGTTACTATCAAAGGATGGATGTACAACAAGAGAAGCTCCGGAAAAATACATTTCCTCCAGATAAGGGACGGCTCGGGATTCGTTCAGGCCGTCATGGTAAAAAAAGAGGTCTCTCCGGAAGAATTCGAAGCGGCCAAAAAACTCTGGATGGAGGCGTCGGTGGAGATAACCGGGACGGTCAGGTCCGACGACAGGGCCCCGTCGGGGGTGGAGCTCACAGTCTCCAATATAAAGGTAAACCACAACCCGACCGACGAATATCCCATAGGCAAGAAAGACCACGGGGTGGACTTCCTGTTGGACAACCGCCATCTCTGGCTGAGGAGCCAGAGACAGAGGGCCATCATGACCATAAGAGAGAGGATAGTCTGGTCCTGGAGACAGTTCCTCCACGACAGAGATTTCCTGTTGGTGGACAGCCCCATAATAACCGGAGCCATAGGAGAGGGAGCATCTGGCCTCTTCGAGCTGGACTACTTCGACCAGAAGGCTTACCTGGCCCAGACGGGACAGCTGTACGCTGAGGCGGCAGCAGCGGCCTACGGCAAGGTCTACTGTTTCGGCCCCACCTTCAGGGCGGAGAAATCCAAGACAAGAAGGCACCTCACCGAGTTCTGGATGCTGGAGCCCGAGGTGGCCTATTACGACCACAAGGACAACATGGACCTTCAGGAGGCCCTGGTAAGCTACACGGTGGAACAGGTACTGGAACACTGCAAAGAGGAGCTGGCCCTACTGGAGAGGGAGCTCTCCCCACTCAAGTCGGTTCTCGAAGGTCCGTTCTACCGCATATCCTACAGGGACGCGGTGAAGAAACTTAACGAATTGGGAAGCTCCATAGAATTCGGAGACGATCTGGGAGCGGAGGACGAGACGATACTGACCCAGCAATACGACCGGCCCGTCTTCGTAGAATGCTACCCAAAGGGGGCCAAGGCCTTTTACATGAAGGAAAACCCCGACGACAAAGAGACCGTGCTATGTGCCGACCTACTGGCTCCGGAGGGATACGGAGAGATCATCGGAGGATCCCAGAGGGAGGACGACCTGGATAAACTGACCGCCAGGATGGAATCGGATGGTCTGGACATGGACTCCTACGGCTGGTATCTTGACCTTCGCAGATACGGCACCTTCGTCCACAGCGGCTTCGGAATCGGTCTGGAGCGAACCATAGCCTGGATATGCGGCCTGCATCACATCAGAGAGGTCATTCCATGGCCCAGGACCATCTACAGGCTGAACCCTTAA
- a CDS encoding Fur family transcriptional regulator, translated as MAMQRRSRQRDAILKVFEVKGAHPTAEEVLSEVRKEIPNVSLGTVYRNLDQLCEAGMIWKIQMEEGPCRYEGNPDGHLHAVCPICGEIRDVWPSGDPIARDSLPEEFAEAEYRLLLISPCERCRPNA; from the coding sequence ATGGCCATGCAGAGAAGATCGAGACAGAGGGACGCCATACTCAAGGTTTTTGAGGTGAAGGGGGCCCATCCAACCGCCGAGGAAGTACTATCGGAGGTTCGCAAAGAGATCCCCAACGTCAGTCTCGGGACGGTCTACAGGAACCTGGACCAACTCTGCGAGGCCGGAATGATCTGGAAGATCCAGATGGAGGAAGGGCCCTGCCGCTACGAGGGAAATCCGGACGGACACCTTCACGCCGTCTGTCCCATATGTGGAGAGATAAGGGATGTCTGGCCCTCCGGGGATCCCATAGCTCGCGATTCGCTCCCGGAGGAATTCGCCGAGGCGGAATACAGGCTTTTGCTTATATCTCCATGCGAAAGATGTCGCCCCAATGCTTGA
- a CDS encoding winged helix-turn-helix domain-containing protein: MGSEEKILEALSEKAMKAGEIAESIGLEKDDVSKLLKTLKTQGKVVSPKRCYYGLPE, from the coding sequence ATGGGTTCCGAGGAAAAAATTCTGGAGGCTCTTTCCGAGAAGGCCATGAAAGCCGGAGAGATAGCCGAATCTATCGGTCTGGAGAAGGACGATGTCTCCAAGTTGTTGAAGACCCTGAAGACTCAGGGCAAGGTGGTATCCCCTAAACGCTGTTATTACGGACTCCCGGAGTAG
- a CDS encoding peroxiredoxin: protein MYRIGDKIEDIKTKAFHQGDLKEIKMSDYEGKWKVLFFYPADFTFVCPTELGEMADYYDKFVEEGAEIFSVSTDSEFVHMAWHEASPTIAKIRFPMLADPSGKISRDFGVYLDADGVALRGTFVIDPQGVLKAVEIHDLDIGRSAKEALRKLQAAKFSATHGQVCPASWEPGDEGMVPGKDLVGKI from the coding sequence ATGTATCGTATAGGAGACAAGATCGAGGATATCAAGACGAAAGCTTTTCATCAGGGAGACCTGAAGGAGATAAAAATGTCCGATTACGAGGGGAAGTGGAAGGTTTTGTTCTTCTATCCCGCCGATTTTACCTTCGTATGTCCCACTGAACTGGGGGAAATGGCCGATTACTACGATAAATTCGTGGAGGAAGGAGCAGAAATCTTCAGTGTGAGCACCGATTCCGAGTTCGTCCATATGGCCTGGCACGAGGCATCGCCGACGATAGCCAAGATCCGCTTTCCCATGTTGGCAGATCCCAGCGGCAAGATAAGCAGGGATTTCGGGGTATACTTGGATGCTGATGGAGTAGCCCTGAGGGGTACTTTCGTTATCGATCCTCAGGGAGTGTTGAAGGCGGTGGAGATACACGATCTCGATATCGGCAGAAGCGCCAAGGAGGCTCTGAGAAAGCTTCAGGCTGCCAAGTTCTCCGCCACTCACGGTCAGGTGTGTCCTGCAAGCTGGGAGCCCGGTGACGAGGGTATGGTTCCAGGGAAGGATCTTGTAGGAAAAATATAG